The following coding sequences are from one Aliarcobacter skirrowii CCUG 10374 window:
- a CDS encoding exodeoxyribonuclease III, which produces MKKRYKFISWNVNGVRAVDKKEALKWVDEHDIHILGLQETKSMKNQIPKTIFNKEFKFLTASESAIKGRSGTALFSDIDISFECNCPTVDVLNEGRINEVHFKLKDKDIAFFNVYFPNGQSSQERLDYKMEFYDRFLTHCENLKKDGKSIIVCGDVNTAHTEIDIARPKANENTSGFLKMERDWISKFLKHGYLDTFRLVNGDLKDKYSWWSYRANARENNVGWRIDYFYVSSDLKDFVKDAYILDNIFGSDHCPIGLEIEF; this is translated from the coding sequence GTGAAAAAAAGATATAAATTTATTTCATGGAATGTAAATGGGGTAAGAGCTGTTGATAAAAAAGAGGCTCTAAAATGGGTTGATGAGCATGATATTCATATTCTTGGACTTCAAGAGACAAAATCAATGAAAAATCAAATTCCAAAAACAATATTTAATAAAGAGTTTAAATTTTTAACAGCTAGTGAATCTGCAATTAAAGGAAGAAGTGGAACTGCCCTATTTTCAGATATTGATATATCTTTTGAGTGTAATTGTCCAACAGTAGATGTTTTAAATGAAGGAAGAATAAATGAGGTTCACTTTAAACTAAAAGATAAAGATATAGCTTTTTTTAATGTATATTTTCCAAATGGACAAAGCTCTCAAGAGAGACTTGATTATAAAATGGAGTTTTATGATAGATTTTTAACTCATTGTGAAAATTTAAAAAAAGATGGGAAATCAATAATTGTTTGTGGTGATGTAAACACAGCACATACTGAAATTGATATTGCAAGACCAAAAGCAAACGAAAATACAAGTGGTTTTTTAAAGATGGAGAGAGATTGGATTAGTAAATTTTTAAAGCATGGTTATTTAGATACTTTTAGATTAGTAAATGGTGATTTAAAAGATAAATACTCTTGGTGGAGTTATAGAGCAAATGCTAGAGAGAATAATGTTGGATGGAGAATTGACTACTTTTATGTAAGTTCTGATTTAAAAGATTTTGTAAAAGATGCCTATATTTTAGATAATATTTTTGGAAGTGATCACTGTCCTATTGGGCTTGAAATAGAGTTTTAA
- a CDS encoding sulfite exporter TauE/SafE family protein produces the protein MIEIFLGFVTFFTSVVAAIVGIGGGMMLIAILPSFLPINALIPVHGLTQVSSNLSRAYFGYKDIEFSVVPKFLIGSILGIALFAGILSIISLDYVPLFIGIYILLSLWSQKFNEKIKKYENYYIAGFFQTGLSMVVGATGPLTMTLLLKDFKEKDKVVATGALLMSITHFLKIVVFAYFGFVFFDYITIIVSMIIGAILGSYVGTKLRDKIDGKRFTIVLKTLLTILAIKLIIFVFI, from the coding sequence ATGATAGAGATATTTTTAGGATTTGTTACTTTTTTTACATCTGTTGTTGCTGCAATTGTAGGAATTGGTGGAGGAATGATGTTAATAGCAATTTTGCCATCTTTTTTGCCTATAAATGCACTTATTCCTGTTCATGGTCTTACTCAAGTTTCAAGTAATTTAAGCCGTGCTTATTTTGGATATAAAGATATAGAGTTTAGTGTTGTTCCAAAATTTTTAATTGGTTCAATTTTAGGAATAGCTCTTTTTGCTGGTATATTAAGCATTATTAGTCTTGATTATGTGCCACTTTTTATTGGAATTTATATTTTACTTTCACTTTGGAGTCAAAAATTTAATGAAAAGATTAAAAAGTATGAAAATTACTATATTGCAGGTTTTTTTCAAACAGGACTCTCTATGGTAGTTGGAGCAACAGGACCTCTTACAATGACACTTTTACTAAAAGATTTCAAAGAAAAAGATAAAGTTGTAGCAACTGGTGCACTTTTAATGAGTATTACTCATTTTTTAAAAATTGTTGTTTTTGCATATTTTGGATTTGTATTTTTTGATTATATAACTATTATTGTCTCTATGATTATAGGGGCTATACTTGGAAGTTATGTTGGAACAAAACTTAGAGATAAAATTGATGGAAAAAGATTTACAATAGTCTTAAAGACACTTTTGACTATTTTAGCAATAAAATTAATTATTTTTGTATTTATATAA
- a CDS encoding beta-carotene 15,15'-monooxygenase — translation MFVLALTYGIFFYIAKKIANLRRASVLIASFFLVLFIRENDALLDTIYHGFWFPVALTVTFIAIIYFAFDFKKGFKQLAIYFKMPEMKLIIFSIAFLLVFSRLFGMGSFWKMVMIDNYMYMVKSMIEEGTELLAYLFILYGTFNIYKSLLFLNKESEK, via the coding sequence ATGTTTGTTCTAGCTTTAACTTATGGTATATTTTTTTATATAGCAAAAAAAATAGCCAATTTAAGAAGAGCTTCAGTTTTAATAGCTTCATTCTTTCTAGTACTTTTTATAAGAGAAAATGATGCTTTACTTGATACTATTTATCATGGATTTTGGTTTCCAGTTGCACTTACAGTTACATTTATTGCAATAATCTATTTTGCTTTTGATTTTAAAAAAGGTTTTAAACAACTAGCAATCTATTTTAAAATGCCAGAAATGAAACTTATAATCTTTTCAATAGCATTTTTATTAGTATTTTCAAGACTATTTGGAATGGGTAGTTTTTGGAAAATGGTAATGATTGATAATTATATGTATATGGTAAAATCAATGATAGAAGAGGGTACAGAGCTTTTGGCTTATCTATTTATTTTATATGGAACTTTTAATATATATAAATCTTTACTTTTTTTAAATAAAGAGAGTGAAAAGTAA
- a CDS encoding DctP family TRAP transporter solute-binding subunit → MKRAILGVVTASLLATSAMAAEYVMKISHVVSSSTPKGIASDYLEKRIEELTNGRIDVQVFPNSQLYGDGEEMKALVMNNVQVIMPSLSKFTSIAPQMQLFDLPFIFRDKAHLYAVMDGEVGAKLKSFIDAKKQMLAFDYWDAGFKHFSSSKQPIVNPEDAKGLKFRIQSSKVLEAQFKAVGGNPQILPFSEVYSALQQGVVDATENPLSNLYTKKFHEVQSSVTLSSHGYLGYLVVMNQQFFNKLPKDLQEHVKTAMKEATELERRETAIEDAKIIDALRKYAKDSGRLEIYELNDEQVANWRRVMSTVYPQFYKVIGEDLIKQTIETK, encoded by the coding sequence ATGAAAAGAGCTATTTTAGGAGTAGTTACTGCTTCATTATTAGCGACATCTGCAATGGCTGCAGAGTATGTTATGAAAATTAGTCACGTTGTTAGTTCAAGTACACCAAAAGGTATAGCATCTGACTATTTAGAAAAAAGAATTGAAGAGTTAACAAATGGAAGAATTGACGTTCAAGTTTTCCCTAACTCTCAACTTTATGGTGATGGTGAAGAGATGAAAGCATTAGTTATGAATAATGTTCAAGTAATTATGCCAAGTCTTTCAAAGTTTACAAGTATTGCACCACAAATGCAACTATTTGATTTACCATTTATTTTTAGGGATAAAGCACACCTTTATGCAGTTATGGATGGAGAAGTTGGTGCTAAGTTAAAATCATTTATTGATGCAAAAAAACAGATGCTTGCATTTGATTACTGGGATGCTGGATTTAAACACTTCTCAAGTAGCAAACAACCAATTGTTAATCCAGAAGATGCAAAAGGTTTAAAATTTAGAATTCAAAGTTCAAAAGTTTTAGAAGCACAATTTAAAGCAGTTGGTGGAAATCCACAAATTTTACCATTCTCTGAGGTTTATTCAGCACTTCAACAAGGTGTTGTTGATGCAACAGAAAATCCACTATCAAACCTATATACAAAAAAATTCCATGAAGTTCAATCAAGTGTAACTTTAAGTAGTCACGGTTATTTAGGATATTTAGTTGTTATGAATCAACAATTCTTTAATAAATTACCAAAAGATTTACAAGAGCATGTAAAAACTGCTATGAAAGAAGCAACTGAGTTAGAAAGAAGAGAGACAGCTATAGAAGATGCAAAAATTATTGATGCATTAAGAAAATATGCTAAAGATTCTGGAAGACTTGAAATTTATGAGTTAAATGATGAGCAAGTTGCTAACTGGAGAAGAGTTATGTCAACTGTATATCCACAATTTTATAAAGTGATTGGGGAAGATCTAATCAAACAAACTATAGAAACAAAGTAG
- a CDS encoding TRAP transporter small permease: MKKFFDVIDVVVGTINQTMAVYGLLLGVIVAFINVVLRYAFDMSLPWAGELTNYLFIWSALFGAAYGFKHGAHISITLLIERMPAMLMKAFLIFANILSILYLGLLSYFGYELVLMLMDFGEMSVDLNIPMWIPHLVLPIAFILAAYRVAEKLVELFRTDANKIKLFSEHEAILEEIKGEKK; this comes from the coding sequence ATGAAAAAATTCTTTGATGTTATTGATGTAGTTGTAGGCACAATAAATCAAACTATGGCAGTCTACGGACTGCTATTAGGTGTGATTGTGGCTTTTATTAATGTAGTACTTAGATACGCCTTTGATATGAGCCTTCCTTGGGCAGGTGAGCTTACAAACTATCTATTTATTTGGTCTGCTCTTTTTGGAGCAGCTTATGGATTTAAGCACGGAGCACATATCTCTATAACTCTTTTGATTGAGAGAATGCCTGCAATGCTTATGAAAGCATTTTTAATATTTGCAAATATTTTATCAATTTTATATTTAGGTTTATTATCTTATTTTGGATATGAATTAGTATTAATGCTTATGGATTTTGGTGAAATGAGTGTTGATTTAAATATTCCAATGTGGATTCCACATTTAGTTCTTCCAATAGCTTTTATTCTTGCTGCTTATAGAGTTGCTGAGAAATTGGTTGAGTTATTTAGAACAGATGCAAATAAGATTAAACTATTTAGTGAACATGAAGCTATTTTAGAAGAGATTAAAGGAGAAAAGAAATAA
- a CDS encoding TRAP transporter large permease, with amino-acid sequence MVIATLFILLFGLMLVGVPVAVALGASTLASTFFFTDMDLMGITSKVFDGLNKYTLMAIPMFILAGSLLARGSAARRIIDFAKSLVGHLPGGLPIAAILASVIFAAISGSSPATVAAIGSVMYGAIKQAGYNEQFAIGTITTSGTLGILIPPSVVFIVYGVSADESIGKLFMAGVIPGLMIGGMMMLATYILARRSGFKSGKMASFKEQLIAFKDAFWALLIIVVVIGGIYGGIFTPTEAGAVSVMYAFFVSYFIYKDLKIKDLYKILLDSAQTTAMIFFIIANAMIFAHFLTDEQIPQQITQWILEANVTPLMFLLIVNILLLIMGQFMEPSSVVMITVPLLLPIGIALGVDPIHLGVIMVVNMEIGMLTPPVGLNLFVASGITGLSMGQVIKASLPMTLVLLFGLMLITYIPAISLWLPNLMYGY; translated from the coding sequence ATGGTTATAGCAACTCTTTTTATTTTACTATTTGGTTTAATGTTAGTTGGAGTTCCTGTTGCTGTTGCATTAGGAGCTAGTACATTAGCATCTACTTTCTTCTTTACAGATATGGATTTAATGGGAATTACATCAAAAGTATTTGATGGATTAAATAAATATACTCTTATGGCAATTCCTATGTTTATTTTAGCTGGTTCACTACTTGCAAGAGGAAGTGCTGCTAGAAGAATTATTGATTTTGCTAAAAGTTTAGTTGGACATCTTCCAGGAGGACTTCCAATTGCTGCTATTTTGGCATCTGTTATTTTTGCTGCTATTAGTGGAAGCTCTCCAGCAACAGTTGCTGCTATTGGTTCTGTTATGTATGGAGCTATTAAACAAGCTGGTTATAATGAGCAATTTGCAATTGGTACTATTACAACTTCTGGAACATTAGGAATTTTAATTCCACCTTCAGTTGTATTTATTGTTTACGGTGTTAGTGCTGATGAGTCAATTGGAAAACTGTTTATGGCTGGAGTTATTCCTGGTCTTATGATTGGTGGGATGATGATGCTAGCAACATATATTCTAGCGAGAAGAAGTGGATTTAAATCTGGTAAAATGGCAAGTTTTAAAGAGCAATTAATTGCTTTTAAAGATGCATTCTGGGCACTTTTAATTATTGTAGTTGTAATTGGTGGAATTTATGGAGGAATATTTACTCCTACTGAAGCTGGTGCTGTTAGTGTTATGTATGCATTTTTTGTATCTTATTTTATATATAAAGATTTAAAAATTAAAGATCTATATAAAATTTTATTAGATTCAGCACAAACAACAGCAATGATTTTCTTTATTATTGCAAATGCTATGATTTTTGCACACTTCTTAACTGATGAGCAAATTCCACAACAAATTACTCAATGGATTTTAGAAGCAAATGTTACTCCTTTAATGTTCTTATTAATTGTAAATATTTTACTTTTAATAATGGGACAATTTATGGAGCCTAGTTCTGTTGTTATGATTACAGTTCCACTTTTACTTCCAATTGGTATTGCTCTTGGAGTTGATCCAATTCATCTTGGAGTTATTATGGTTGTAAATATGGAAATAGGAATGCTAACTCCTCCTGTTGGATTAAACCTATTTGTTGCAAGTGGAATTACTGGACTTAGTATGGGACAAGTTATTAAAGCTTCTTTACCTATGACTTTAGTTTTACTTTTTGGATTAATGTTAATAACATATATTCCAGCAATATCTCTTTGGCTTCCAAACTTAATGTATGGATATTAA
- a CDS encoding cache domain-containing protein, which yields MNNNIEKNLLKTIILSFIATISALVFAISAFYVKNTQDNFELDMQKYVNVYYNDVKDILKNKINIVIDILEHNEKVLNLSKDELKKFNANFLNNITFEKNKSNYIFVYEVVNFDGGDDFAIMLVNPNRPDLAGNLISTNEIDTHGKKFREEFLENIKKYGESFTKYSYKKPDSNEAQYKLSYFKYYEKLNWIIAVGVYIDDIEKELVKQRNELENKIEKQIFQNVLLFIMFLMIAILFSITISNKIYNILKIYKEKVIENEKELKLLNKSLEEMMSNIAHQWRQPLSELSSILMLIKLKYDKNSLDKETMQKKSKEANMVLEYMSNTIDDFRGFFSTTKEKEEFFLNELLNNVISINSNVLKMNNIDIKIDINKNIKLNSFLNEYQQVILNILKNSKDALIERDIKNPTIKIEAFEDEKSVTLTIEDNGGGINIEPLNKIFEAYFSTKNQNKGTGIGLYMSKMIVEKSLKGEIRVENIYKGARFYITIAKNI from the coding sequence TTGAACAATAATATTGAGAAAAATCTATTAAAAACAATAATTTTAAGTTTTATTGCAACAATTTCGGCTTTGGTTTTTGCTATTTCAGCATTTTATGTAAAAAATACTCAAGATAATTTTGAACTTGATATGCAAAAATATGTAAATGTTTATTATAACGATGTTAAAGATATTTTAAAAAATAAAATTAATATAGTTATTGATATTTTAGAACACAATGAAAAAGTATTAAATTTAAGTAAAGATGAGCTTAAAAAATTTAATGCAAATTTTTTAAATAACATAACTTTTGAAAAAAATAAAAGTAACTATATATTTGTTTATGAAGTTGTTAATTTTGATGGTGGTGATGATTTTGCAATAATGCTTGTAAATCCAAATAGACCAGATTTAGCAGGAAATTTAATATCTACAAATGAAATCGATACACATGGTAAAAAGTTTCGTGAGGAGTTTTTAGAGAATATAAAAAAATATGGAGAATCATTTACAAAGTATTCATATAAAAAACCAGATTCAAATGAGGCACAATATAAACTCTCTTACTTTAAATATTATGAGAAATTAAACTGGATAATTGCTGTTGGAGTATATATTGATGATATTGAAAAAGAGCTAGTAAAACAGAGAAATGAGTTAGAAAATAAGATAGAAAAACAGATATTTCAAAATGTTTTACTATTTATTATGTTTCTTATGATTGCAATTTTATTTTCAATAACAATTTCAAATAAGATTTATAATATTTTAAAAATATATAAAGAAAAAGTTATTGAAAATGAAAAAGAGTTAAAACTTCTAAACAAATCTCTTGAAGAGATGATGTCAAATATAGCTCATCAATGGAGGCAACCTCTTTCAGAACTATCTTCAATTTTAATGCTTATAAAATTAAAATATGACAAAAATAGTTTAGATAAAGAGACTATGCAAAAAAAATCAAAAGAAGCAAATATGGTTTTAGAGTATATGTCTAATACAATTGATGATTTTAGAGGCTTTTTTTCAACAACAAAAGAAAAAGAGGAGTTTTTTCTAAATGAGTTGTTAAACAATGTAATATCAATTAATTCAAATGTTTTAAAAATGAATAATATAGATATAAAAATAGATATTAATAAAAATATTAAATTAAATAGTTTTTTAAATGAGTATCAACAGGTAATTTTAAATATATTAAAAAATTCAAAAGACGCATTAATAGAGAGAGATATAAAAAATCCTACTATAAAAATAGAAGCTTTTGAAGATGAAAAAAGTGTTACTTTAACTATTGAAGATAATGGTGGAGGTATTAATATTGAACCTCTAAATAAAATATTTGAAGCATACTTTTCTACAAAAAATCAAAACAAAGGAACTGGAATTGGTCTTTATATGTCTAAAATGATTGTAGAGAAGAGTTTAAAAGGTGAAATAAGAGTGGAAAATATATATAAAGGTGCAAGATTTTATATAACTATTGCTAAAAATATTTAA
- a CDS encoding response regulator transcription factor has protein sequence MNSNLNRLSSYNVLYVEDDLGIQNNIKEILKHYFKEVFTSDNTKDAYEIYLEKKPDLIITDIRMQSETGIDFIKKIRENDTKTRVIITSAYTNINYLLKATELFLVKYIVKPITIDKLEEALELFLNSYKNESLYYLNKNWIFNSSKSTISNENEEFILTKKESNFLKFLLSQNRVISYEELHDNICDEDSIMSQNAMRLFIKNLRKKLPSDFLKNIQGVGYYYEIKNI, from the coding sequence ATGAATAGCAATTTAAATAGACTAAGCTCGTATAATGTTTTGTATGTTGAAGATGATTTAGGTATTCAAAACAATATTAAAGAGATATTAAAACACTATTTTAAAGAAGTTTTTACTTCAGATAATACAAAAGATGCTTATGAGATATATCTTGAAAAAAAACCAGATTTAATAATTACAGATATTAGAATGCAGAGTGAAACAGGAATAGATTTTATAAAAAAAATTAGAGAAAATGATACAAAAACGAGAGTTATAATAACATCTGCATACACAAATATTAACTACTTATTAAAGGCAACTGAGCTATTTTTAGTAAAATATATTGTAAAACCAATTACAATAGATAAACTAGAAGAGGCTTTAGAGCTATTTTTAAACTCTTATAAAAATGAGAGTTTATACTATTTAAATAAAAATTGGATTTTTAATAGTAGTAAATCAACAATTTCAAATGAGAATGAAGAGTTTATACTAACAAAAAAAGAGTCAAATTTTTTAAAGTTTTTGTTATCTCAAAATAGGGTAATTAGTTATGAAGAGTTACATGATAATATTTGTGATGAAGACTCTATTATGTCACAAAATGCAATGAGACTTTTTATAAAAAATTTACGAAAAAAACTCCCATCTGATTTTCTAAAAAATATTCAAGGAGTTGGATACTATTATGAGATTAAAAATATATAA
- a CDS encoding AEC family transporter: MEQIFSSLIPIFSLIVIGYLFKKISFPSNEFWPMADKLTYYVLMPALLIITLSKAKLDSNDINLIFVSILAIFLTMILLMIFNKINPTQNSSFTSIVQGGIRFNTYVFLALSASIFGDSGLAMAAVIITFAIPILNIFCITIFALYSQNSKINFLYLLNSILRNPLIIACLMGSLINFSNINIPISIEKLLQILSNAALPLGLLSIGYTLVLKEIKSSKKDLTISTIAKFLILPITIYLFAKLFELDNSMISILVLFAIMPTAPSSFILTRQLNGNLPLMTSIITVQTLLSVLFLAIFVNYFIYF, translated from the coding sequence ATGGAACAGATATTTTCAAGTTTAATACCAATATTCTCTTTAATAGTAATTGGTTACCTATTTAAAAAGATAAGTTTTCCATCAAATGAGTTTTGGCCAATGGCTGATAAATTAACATATTATGTTTTGATGCCAGCTCTTTTGATAATTACCCTATCAAAAGCAAAACTTGATTCAAATGATATAAATCTTATTTTTGTATCTATTCTTGCAATATTTTTAACAATGATTTTATTAATGATATTTAATAAAATAAATCCTACTCAAAATAGCTCTTTTACATCAATTGTTCAAGGTGGAATTAGATTTAATACATATGTTTTTTTAGCTTTAAGTGCCTCTATTTTTGGTGATAGTGGATTAGCTATGGCTGCTGTTATTATAACTTTTGCTATTCCTATTTTAAATATATTTTGTATAACTATTTTTGCTTTATATTCACAAAATAGTAAAATTAATTTTTTATATCTTTTAAACTCTATTTTAAGAAATCCATTAATTATAGCTTGTCTTATGGGTTCTTTGATAAATTTTTCAAATATAAATATACCAATAAGTATAGAAAAATTACTTCAAATTTTAAGCAATGCTGCACTTCCATTGGGACTATTATCAATTGGTTATACTCTAGTTTTAAAAGAGATAAAAAGTTCAAAAAAAGATTTAACTATTAGTACAATTGCTAAATTTTTGATTCTTCCTATAACTATATATTTATTTGCAAAACTTTTTGAACTTGATAATAGTATGATCTCTATTTTAGTTCTTTTTGCAATTATGCCAACAGCTCCAAGCTCTTTTATTCTTACTAGGCAATTAAATGGAAATTTGCCTTTAATGACCTCAATAATAACTGTACAAACACTACTATCTGTTCTGTTTTTAGCTATTTTTGTAAACTATTTTATATATTTTTAA
- a CDS encoding glucose-6-phosphate isomerase, whose product MKNSLYYPKVSLSDEDIFAEIKKERETIGYYSLPYTDTSSLKSRLNNLNFKQKNIAIIGIGGSTLGTYAIYNFLKYNKQKNQTLKKDIYFFESTDPVNLNGTICEFDLNDTLFIVISKSGTTIETVSIFKYLSSLVKMDKSNLLVITENDSKLNSFAQHNSLETFEIPKNVGGRFSVLSNVGLVPLYLAGFDIDEILNGAKKISTSFFEQNELYNHLIKKARTYYEYKDVYNINAVFSYSQLLEGFNKWYIQLWGESLGKIDANNTNQGLTPIGLLGPVDQHSFLQLIVEGKRDKTVTFIKIKDFKDDTKISPTNLKALEELDYINNIDFKELINLQADATIASVKEYQKDIPIDLIEIEEISEFEIGKLLFYYELLTSLVGKFLRIDTYDQPGVEGGKIILKEMLKSKK is encoded by the coding sequence ATGAAAAATAGCCTCTATTATCCAAAAGTTTCACTAAGCGATGAAGATATCTTTGCAGAGATAAAAAAAGAGAGAGAGACAATTGGTTACTACTCTTTACCTTATACAGATACTTCAAGTTTAAAATCAAGACTAAATAATCTTAACTTTAAACAAAAAAATATTGCAATAATTGGAATTGGTGGAAGTACATTAGGAACATATGCAATATATAACTTCTTAAAATATAATAAACAAAAAAACCAAACTTTAAAAAAAGATATCTATTTTTTTGAAAGTACTGATCCTGTTAATCTTAATGGAACTATTTGTGAATTTGATTTAAATGATACACTTTTTATTGTTATCTCAAAATCTGGAACTACAATTGAAACAGTATCAATTTTTAAATATTTAAGTTCACTTGTTAAAATGGATAAATCAAATCTATTAGTAATTACTGAAAATGATAGCAAGTTAAATAGTTTTGCACAACACAACAGTCTTGAAACTTTTGAAATTCCAAAAAATGTTGGTGGAAGATTCTCTGTTTTATCAAATGTTGGTTTAGTGCCTTTATATTTAGCTGGTTTTGATATTGATGAGATTTTAAATGGAGCAAAAAAAATATCTACATCTTTTTTTGAACAAAATGAACTTTATAATCACCTAATAAAAAAAGCAAGAACATATTATGAGTATAAAGATGTATATAATATAAATGCAGTTTTTTCATACTCGCAACTTCTTGAAGGTTTTAATAAGTGGTATATTCAACTTTGGGGAGAGAGCCTTGGAAAAATTGATGCAAACAATACAAATCAAGGATTAACACCAATTGGTCTTTTAGGACCTGTTGATCAACACTCATTTTTACAGCTTATTGTTGAGGGAAAAAGAGATAAAACTGTAACATTTATCAAAATAAAAGATTTTAAAGATGATACAAAAATTTCTCCTACAAATTTAAAAGCTCTTGAAGAGTTAGATTATATAAATAATATTGATTTTAAAGAGCTAATAAATCTTCAAGCTGATGCAACAATTGCTTCTGTTAAAGAGTATCAAAAAGATATTCCTATTGATTTAATTGAGATTGAAGAGATAAGTGAGTTTGAAATAGGAAAACTACTATTTTACTATGAACTTTTAACTTCACTTGTAGGAAAATTTTTAAGAATAGATACTTATGACCAACCAGGAGTTGAAGGTGGTAAGATTATTTTAAAAGAGATGTTAAAAAGTAAAAAATAG
- the galU gene encoding UTP--glucose-1-phosphate uridylyltransferase GalU, with amino-acid sequence MNTNNNPIKKCLFPAAGYGTRFLPATKATPKEMLPILTKPLIQYGVEEALAAGIENMAIVTGRGKRAIEDHFDISYELEHQIKGTSKEHYLTEIRDVITKCTFSYTRQIEMKGLGHAILSGENLIGNQPFAVLLADDLCDSSDNGVLSQMVELYKKYTCSIVAIEEIPKEDTNKYGVIAGNEIESGIFMVKDMVEKPEPEVAPSNLAIIGRYILTPDIFDIIKETKPGKGGEIQITDALLTQAKKGMVLAYKFKGQRFDCGSIDGFVKATNYFYDKSNKEDKKSKKDEK; translated from the coding sequence ATGAACACTAATAATAATCCAATAAAAAAATGTCTATTCCCAGCAGCTGGTTATGGTACAAGATTTTTACCAGCAACTAAAGCAACGCCAAAAGAGATGTTACCAATTTTAACTAAACCATTAATTCAATATGGAGTTGAAGAGGCACTTGCAGCTGGAATTGAGAATATGGCAATAGTTACAGGCCGTGGGAAAAGAGCTATTGAAGATCACTTTGATATTTCATATGAACTTGAGCATCAAATAAAAGGAACTAGCAAAGAGCACTATTTAACAGAGATTAGAGATGTAATTACAAAATGTACTTTTTCTTACACAAGACAAATAGAGATGAAGGGATTAGGTCATGCTATTTTATCTGGTGAGAACCTAATTGGAAATCAACCTTTTGCTGTTTTATTAGCTGATGACTTATGTGATTCATCAGACAATGGAGTATTATCACAAATGGTTGAACTATATAAAAAATATACATGCTCAATTGTTGCAATTGAAGAGATTCCAAAAGAGGATACAAATAAATATGGAGTAATTGCTGGAAATGAGATAGAATCTGGAATTTTTATGGTTAAAGATATGGTTGAAAAGCCTGAACCTGAAGTTGCACCTTCAAATTTAGCAATAATAGGAAGATATATTCTAACTCCAGATATTTTCGATATCATAAAAGAGACAAAACCAGGTAAAGGTGGAGAGATTCAAATTACTGATGCACTTTTAACTCAAGCTAAAAAAGGGATGGTTTTAGCATATAAATTTAAAGGTCAAAGATTTGATTGTGGAAGTATTGATGGATTTGTAAAAGCTACAAACTATTTTTATGATAAATCTAATAAAGAAGATAAAAAGAGTAAAAAAGATGAAAAATAG